One Cryptosporidium parvum Iowa II chromosome 5, whole genome shotgun sequence DNA segment encodes these proteins:
- a CDS encoding carboxylesterase , lysophospholipase, signal peptide, whose amino-acid sequence MKLITFLFIIIIKAVYSKNSTIYIEKIDTHNIPSLTYYSPLLFFSKDQNSLIHLERTLKRLRLINKNLKEKAKSEALNYEDPYLNPERFTKSKIWRFFNYFRLKRKKKKQPRHPGKIAKAFSFEEYLILNYHQNLNFTNQTDITTLKANETYYYGINQTIQDNETTEFNRCTSTKCHSLDNFDLYSNSVTPGDYSSILEIFKPRRPKNIIISLLGVSSDQIYLEAFKYTYYPFISQMKMYGDQFRKDTGIIFVHPFLRKFKPIGSIKWVYRYAWADFAFGVRLKQVNLKQWMYSVESVIMLINYLIEVEKYDPKRIFIYGYSQGGALSLSVTLRTKYVLGGLVSTASFLPERAMKKLISMDPLITNEGLKTPILLTYCNPDFVFPFRSAKKDIKYLINNFKANIKNTLMLGEGHSCLTKYSMVYIDWIYSVLSNYKDSNYKPKEFSYKLLDINNDFQEFYNFGSIEEKKSNNQ is encoded by the coding sequence ATGAAATTGAtaacatttttatttattattataattaaagctgtatattcaaagaattcCACAATTTATATCGAAAAGATTGATACACATAACATTCCAAGTTTAACTTATTATTCTCCATTACTATTTTTCAGTAAAGATCAGAATTCATTGATTCATCTAGAAAGAACTTTAAAAAGACTtagattaattaataaaaatttgaaagaaaaagcAAAAAGTGAGGCTTTAAATTATGAGGACCCATATTTAAACCCAGAAAGATTTACAAAATCTAAAATATGGagatttttcaattatttcagactaaaaagaaaaaagaaaaaacaaCCAAGACATCCTGGAAAAATTGCTAAAGCCTTCTcttttgaagaatatttaattcttaattatcatcaaaatttaaattttacCAATCAAACAGATATTACAACTTTGAAAGCAAATGAAACATATTACTATGGCATTAATCAAACAATTCAAGATAATGAAACCACGGAATTTAATAGATGTACATCCACTAAATGTCATTCTTTAGATAATTTTGACCTATATTCAAATAGTGTAACTCCTGGTGACTATTCAAGTATCCTCGAAATTTTTAAACCAAGACGTcctaaaaatattatcatttctttattagGAGTAAGTTCTGAccaaatttatttggaagCATTCAAGTATACATATTATCCATTTATTTCACAAATGAAGATGTATGGTGATCAATTTAGAAAAGATACTGGAATCATTTTTGTACATCCttttttgagaaaatttAAACCTATTGGCTCAATTAAATGGGTTTATAGATATGCTTGGGCAGACTTTGCTTTTGGAGTTAGACTAAAGCAAGTTAATTTAAAACAATGGATGTATTCTGTTGAATCTGTTATTAtgttaattaattatctAATTGAAGTTGAAAAATATGATccaaaaagaattttcatttatgGATATAGTCAAGGTGGTGCATTAAGTCTTTCTGTTACTTTGAGAACGAAATATGTTCTAGGAGGATTGGTTTCTACTGCAAGCTTTCTACCTGAAAGAGcaatgaagaaattaatatcaatgGATCCTTTAATTACAAATGAAGGTTTGAAGACCCCTATCTTACTTACTTATTGCAATCCAGATTTTGTATTTCCATTTAGAAGTgcaaaaaaagatattaagtatttaataaataacttCAAAGCTAACATTAAAAATACATTAATGCTTGGTGAAGGTCATTCTTGTTTAACTAAATATTCTATGGTTTATATTGACTGGATTTATAGTGTATTATCAAATTATAAAGATAGTAATTATAAACCTAAAGAATTCTCTTATAAGTTAttagatattaataatgattttcaAGAATTCTATAATTTTGGAtcaattgaagaaaagaaatcaaataatcaataa
- a CDS encoding signal peptide containing protein with threonine stretches,possible mucin yields the protein MHSLKQIIILVFIIGLTLLNGIESKGYRESRINKVIKIETRSKSNAKSDSNDTCNVNTMHISNFMNTSRWRRIRNKLGTGWDDELIPPLIFCVKILDKPTNTSNSCNRNTFDLILNDGIHKSKNSVVIATVSDILKGEEKCIFVSPCEILRRIYWNDNNFTNSISNLEFNINSTFESISPNQRFISVISIKGLARSLKKAKNPWDNHLKLVQKFKNVQALSLFIPYKPHSKSFISDTCIVKPKVTSIFYGKNKPSVCKFNNCMWNIWIGQLSGEFVNERCTIGKASSKGDYIVGWFSPXXNXFXNSXXSEIXXAMEFTRRSK from the coding sequence atgcattcattaaaacaaataataatattagttttTATAATTGGTttaacattattaaatgGTATTGAAAGTAAGGGATATCGTGAATccagaattaataaagtaataaaaatagaaacAAGAAGTAAATCGAATGCAAAATCTGATTCTAATGATACATGTAATGTTAATACCATGCATATTTCAAACTTTATGAATACATCACGTTGGAGAAGAATTAGAAACAAATTAGGTACTGGTTGGgatgatgaattaataccaccattaatattttgtgtTAAGATTTTAGATAAGCCAACAAATACTTCAAATTCATGTAATAGAAATacatttgatttaattttaaacGATGGAATTCATAAAAGTAAGAATTCAGTTGTAATAGCAACAGTTAGtgatatattaaaaggAGAAGAAAAGTGTATTTTTGTATCACCATGTGAAATATTACGTCGTATATATTggaatgataataattttacaaATTCTATTAGTAACttagaatttaatattaattcaacaTTTGAAAGTATTTCACCAAATCAAAGATTTATATCAGTAATTAGTATTAAAGGTTTAGCAAGATCATTAAAGAAAGCAAAGAATCCATGGGATAATCACTTGAAGTTAGTtcaaaaattcaagaatGTTCAAgcattatcattatttatacCATATAAACCACATTCAAAAAGTTTTATTTCCGATACATGTATTGTTAAACCTAAAGTAACTAGTATATTTTATGGTAAAAATAAGCCATCAGTAtgtaaatttaataattgtatGTGGAATATTTGGATTGGTCAATTATCTGGAGAATTTGTTAATGAAAGATGTACTATAGGAAAAGCATCTTCAAAAGGAGATTACATTGTTGGATGGTTCTCTCCATNTTGMAAYYSATTCKGAAAYTCTYSGYTCAGTGAAATTAAMMMTGCAATGGAATTCACCAGAAGATCCAAATGA
- a CDS encoding hypothetical protein (domain similar to COG3889, predicted solute binding protein, signal peptide plus thr stretch, possible mucin), translating to MTIDSSSSSSSSSSTTTTTTTTTTTTTTTTTTTTTTTTTRNHIFISSSTTLKPKLSIGSCHDSNMSVCVNGKCGNPKNLWSSCHTNRTRHLGEDEEVNVNTGNNNEIQIEWIDLNNEPKVFKDSKGNIYYNVDGFVDNTITNSTELSNQESKSHEVSNNNMCVEDHVCACMMEGLVEEDITVIDGDEDDNDDDSEPINDNKVNNETKSVGFDRIQSKYDKKSLLEKWLDLKKIYES from the coding sequence ATGACTATAgattcatcatcatcatcttcttcttcttcttctaccacaacaacaactactactaccactaccactaccactactactactactactactactactaccacaACTACAAGAAATCATATCTttatttcatcatcaaCTACATTAAAGccaaaattatcaatagGATCATGTCACGATTCTAATATGAGTGTATGTGTTAATGGAAAGTGTGGAAATCCAAAAAATTTATGGTCAAGTTGTCATACAAATAGAACACGTCATTTAGgtgaagatgaagaagttAATGTAAATACTGGAAACAATAATGAAATACAAATTGAGTGGATTGATTTGAATAATGAACCAAAAGTTTTTAAAGATAGTAAAGGCaacatttattataatGTGGATGGTTTTGTTGACAATACAATAACTAACTCTACAGAACTATCAAACCAGGAATCTAAATCTCATGAagtttctaataataatatgtgTGTAGAAGATCATGTTTGTGCATGTATGATGGAAGGATTAGTAGAAGAGGATATTACAGTTATTGATGGAGATGAggatgataatgatgatgatagTGAAccaattaatgataataaagttaataatgaaaCTAAAAGTGTAGGATTTGATAGGATTCAGAGTAAATATGATAAAAAATCACTATTAGAAAAATGGTTAGATTTGAAGAAGATTTATGAGAGTTGA